One part of the Esox lucius isolate fEsoLuc1 chromosome 10, fEsoLuc1.pri, whole genome shotgun sequence genome encodes these proteins:
- the LOC105009768 gene encoding trypsin-3, with amino-acid sequence MKALIILALVGAAFAALVEESDEKIVGGFECPSHSVPYQVSLNIGYHFCGGSLISSLWVVSASHCYKTSIQVRLGEHNIEQNEGTEQWINSAKIIRHPNYNSYNLDNDIMLIKLSKPATLNSYVQTVALPTRCPQADEMCLVSGWGNTITNGNNYPARLQCLWQPIIDRRICQNAYPQLFTENMECSGFMQGGASSCQGDSGGPLVCNGQLQGVVSWGYNCAQVGHPSVYARVCRYNSWISGVMSSN; translated from the exons ATGAAGGCCCTGATTATTTTGGCTTTGGTCGGAGCAGCAT TCGCTGCCTTGGTGGAGGAGAGCGATGAGAAGATTGTTGGAGGGTTTGAGTGTCCTTCCCACTCCGTGCCCTACCAGGTGTCCCTGAACATTGGCTACCATTTCTGTGGCGGCTCCCTGATCTCCAGCCTGTGGGTGGTGTCCGCTTCACACTGCTACAAGAC TTCCATTCAGGTTCGTCTGGGCGAGCACAACATCGAGCAGAATGAGGGTACTGAGCAGTGGATCAACTCTGCCAAGATAATCAGACACCCCAACTACAACAGCTACAACCTGGACAATGACATCATGCTGATCAAGCTGAGCAAGCCTGCTACTCTCAACAG CTATGTCCAGACTGTGGCCCTGCCCACACGCTGTCCCCAAGCAGACGAAATGTGTTTGGTGTCAGGCTGGGGCAACACCATTACCAATGGAA ACAACTACCCTGCTAGGCTGCAGTGCCTGTGGCAGCCCATTATCGATCGCAGAATCTGTCAGAATGCCTACCCCCAGCTGTTCACCGAGAACATGGAATGTTCTGGATTCATGCAAGGAGGAGCCAGCAGCTGCCAG GGAGATTCCGGTGGCCCACTGGTATGTAACGGTCAGCTACAGGGTGTTGTATCCTGGGGTTACAACTGTGCCCAAGTTGGACATCCCAGCGTCTATGCCCGTGTCTGCCGATACAATAGCTGGATCAGCGGTGTCATGAGCAGCAACTAA
- the LOC117594989 gene encoding uncharacterized PE-PGRS family protein PE_PGRS10-like yields MGRPQAVRISNNNSSLSPDIVAALGGSGAGGGPGAGAVVSGTGEGTGAAGTAGGAGGVSRWAAGDAGGVGRWAVGEAGCDSKAAGDVAATPRQQGTAGAVMQAPDVEGVLSRPPSGTHSDPLKNFWGCLWVSVTRGGLCSGGNRKPGVGHLALSCGAAFLFFGLLSYVPSFLPPAYPAGALLPAPPAP; encoded by the exons ATGGGCAGACCTCAGGCTGTGAGGATTAGCAATAACAACTCCTCACTGTCTCCTGACATTGTGGCTGCCCTGGG agggtcaggagccggcggagggccaggagccggCGCTGTGGTgtccgggacaggagagggcaccGGGGCGGCTGGGACAGCGGGAGGTGCTGGCGGCGTCAGCCGCTGGGCAGCGGGAGATGCTGGCGGCGTCGGCCGCTGGGCAGTGGGAGAAGCTGGCTGTGACTCCAAGGCAGCAGGGGACGTGGCTGCGACTCCAAGGCAGCAGGGAACAGCCGGCGCCGTGATGCAGGCACCGGACGTAGAGGGGGTGCTGTCAAGGCCCccctcgggcacccactcagaCCCCCTAAAAAATTTCTGGGGGTGCCTCTGGGTCTCTGTAACCCGAGGAGGCCTCTGTTCAGGAGGGAACCGCAAACCAGGCGTTGGACACCTCGCCCTGAGTTGCGGTGCTGCCTTCCTCTTTTTCGGCCTCCTCTCTTACGTCCCGTCCTTTCTGCCTCCTGCATATCCTGCAGGAGCCCTTTTACCAGCTCCTCCTGCTCCTtag